GGAAGCGTTTTcttaaatatagagatatatagagatttgCTGGAAAagagatatatgtttgtgtgtgtgtgtgtgtgtgtgtgtgtgtgtgtgtgtgtgtgtgtgtgtgtgtgtgtgtgtgtgtgtgtatcttatctatctatctatctatctatctatctatccatccatctatctatctatttatctgtctatctatctatctatatctatatatatctatctatctatctatctatctatatatatatatctatatctatctatctatttatctatctatctatctatctatctatctatctatctatctatctatatatatatatatatatatatatatatatatatatatatattgtgtgtgtgtgtgattgtacacGAATATGCCGATAGAAGGATTTCGTATCACAagcattatatacaaaatacaaaccaaCTGCATGGCACGGTGGGGTCCCTTTGTTTTCAATATGCAACTTGTTGCACTGAACCGGAGATCAATGTCTCCATTTTGGCCCCATCGGTATGATTTTCCAAGACCTGAGATGGAAATAAAAATCTCAGATTTCATGGGAATCCACATTGTATACAAAACCTGTGGAGGTAATTCAGCGCGGTGTCCGGTTTTAAAAAGTTCAACTGAATAACAATGTTTTCCTTCTTTGAGAGTATTTTCAtcgaatatacaatatatgagtgtatatatgtgtgtatatatatatatatatatatatatatatatatatatatatatatatatatataatatatatataatatatactatatatatactatatatatatatatatataaatatatataatatatatatattatattatatatataatatatatatataatatatatatatatatatatatatctatattatataaaaatatatatatatatataatatattaataatataactagATAAACCTATTTACGTCGCTATCCTTTTAGGGTCACGTGGACCCATTCTAACTCAGATCAACGTTTCGTTGAAAAACGTCGGCAACGCTGACTGTCCCTCagactccccatcctccccaaggGACCTCCACACGACGGTCGTGCCACGGGGTACTTCCAGGTGTGCCTTCGTGACCTTCTTTGACCCCGCAGCGGCCATGACCTGTCCCTGTGGCTCCTCCCGAGGCGCGGCAGCCTGAGGGAGCCGCCTCTACATGTTGCAGTTGAGGTCCTGCGGCGCGGCGACGGGCGCGagcagggcggcggcggcggcgctgggCGGGGCCTCGGGTCAGAAGTTCGTGTCCAGGATCGTCAGCGAGTTGGCGATGGTCTCGTCCTGAAGGCGTGGGATATAGACACTGAGGGCGTATTGAGGCAcatactgatagacagacagaggggctgactgggaggagagagagagagagagagagagagagaaagagagagagagagagagagagagagagagagagagagagagagagagaaggatagaagagagagagagagagagagagagagagagagagagaaaaagagacagagacagacagacagacagaggaggggataaaagaagaaagtaTATTGGGATTCAGAATGTCATAGTAAAATATGGCGggtgaaagaataagagaaagaagaaacggtaagaaagagaagaggaagagaaaatacaacagacagacataaaaaacaacaaacaattgaCGGAGAAagacgagcaaaaaaaaaagaaaaaaaaaagtgaatagacagataagaaggagaaagggatgaagaaaatgaaCCTCACCTGCGTGCATATTTCCATAAATTCATCGAGAGTCACCATTCCATCTCCGTTGATGTCGAGCTTCTGCAACAACAAGAAGAAACACCTTGATATTTTTGtcttgataaagaaaaaaggggggaggggcaaaataGGGGTAATTAAAGAGAAATGCgcagatagagaatgagagacgaagagtaagagagagagagagagaaagagagagagagagagagagagagagagagagagagagagagaagagagagagagagagagagagagagagagagagagagagagagagagaagagagagagagagagagagagagagagagagagagagagagagagagagagagagagatttaccaaGAACACAAATCAATAACATGTTTCTTGTCTCGCGATCTAGATTtccataagaaaaagaaaatcctgaCCCCGATCAGCCTCCTCCTCTGACATCGAATACCCTGTCGGCGTGCTCCTGCGTCATCTCCCCAACGTGGGGGAAGCGACCTTATATATTGACTTACCATGGCCCTCAACTTGTCATTAATCAGGCAGGCAGATATCCTCCTCATTTTCAGGACCCCCCCCCTGTCCTGACCCCGATCAGCCTCTTCCTCTGACCTCGAACATCCCGTCGACGTGCTCCCGCGTGGCGTTCTCCTCGACGACCGGGAACCAACGCATTATGACCCAGTGGGACCCTCACGTCAGACAGATAAACATCTTTATCCTCCTGAGGATCTCCCGACCCTGAGCCCAAGGACCACCCTTCCCTGACCTGGAGTGGCCTCCTGCCCTGACCTCGAATATCCTGTCGACGTGCTCCTGCGTGGTGTTCTCCTCGACGGCGGGGATGGCGTTGCGGCCGACCAGCGAGTAGATGGCCGTCACGATGTCCAGCATCTCCTCCTTGGTGATGTATCCGTCGCCGTTGATGTCGTACAGGTTGAAGGCCCAGCGCAGCTTCTCCGTCACGCTGCCCCGCGACAGCTCCGACAGGATCGTCACGAACTCctgcgggagggaggagagggtcagtgggcgtgggggaaggggtaagatAGCGACAGCTCCGACAGGATCgtcacgggaggaggaggaaaggggggagagtgaaaggtTGATTTTAACGTTAGTTTCGACAGAACCACCTGATATGGTAGACAAGGACTCTAGGGAACGGCGAATGGGACGAGGCGGGTCGACAGCCACAGCTCGATTTCGGTTCGGGACCTGCATGGATTGTGGGGGGACAAGGTAGTGGGGAAAATTTCCGGGCCAGAGGCAAGAAAAACCAAAAGTGTTGTTTAATACGAGGGCCCCGGAGCGGTAGCGGGTTCCTCCCAAACTCGTATCACATGTGATTGTCATTTTCCTTTGACTCGCTAGGAccctcccttaaacccccccAGCATATCGGGTGGCCGTACCCCTTTAAGGGCGGTGAAGTGGCGATGGTGAATCTGTGGTGACGAACGAGAGGAGTGTGATGAGCCATGAGGGTTGGGTGCGGTTCAGGGAAACGGAGGGTCATGAAGAGAGTTAAACTTCGTGCAGAAAATAATCTAATTTAGTCAGAATCTCATTTTTTGCCTTTCTATAACTATCtcattcacacattcactcatTTCAGGTCGTCATGTACGCTGATGTCTTCAGATTTCTTCCAgaagttttatttatcttttgaaaACTGGTGTTGCGCGTCACTGTATAAAAGGCGATATTTAAattaaagagacagagataggagaataagcaaatgaaataaacggaaaaaaaacagaagaagaaacattagaagatgaagaagaaaaagacgataaagaagaagaggaagagaaggaaggggaggacagtgacgaaggagaagaagaaggagaaggaaactaATACGGGGAAGCTGGAGTCAATAGTGAACATATTGCAATAGTTGATCAAGAaagcgactctctctctctctctctctatcattctttctactcttcatctctctctcttctctctctcgctatctctcttctctctctctctgctctcttctctcgctcttctctctctctctctctctcctccatctctctctctctctctctctctctctctctctcttctctctctctctctctctctcactcacacacatatgctctcacatattaattttattgtgatgacgatgatgacgatctTTAttggcaatatcattatcaatgatatcattatctttgttattgttattattattgttgttgttcttgttgctgttgtcattattattattatcattatttattattattattattattattattattattattattattatcattattattataactattataataatgattttattattattattattattattattattatattatatattatcatcatcatcatcatatcatcatcatcatcatcatcattatcattatttattattattattattatcattattattattatcagtgttacgtCATCAATGTTACGTCATCAATGCAACGTCATCGGTTTTACGTCATCGTTACAACGTTACCCTGCAAGGCTTCCCTCACTTACCTCAAAACTGATCGACCCTTGTTGCTCGACATCGAACGCGTTGAATACGTAATGAGCGTAGGCCGTTGCgtctggtggggaggggggagggggagggggaatagtaGGGATGATGGGGATGTAGGgaaaggaggtaggaaggggaagagaggggatgggagggggttagaggtgggagagggagagggggggggagagttgggaaggaaggggaagagagtaagggggagggatggagggagggagggagggagggagggaaggggagggagggggggcgggggagaaaagagagttaTCAGTGTGGAAATGTGAGATATATTGGTCTAATGAAGAGAAGAagtggagagtgaaagggaggtaCACAATTtcgaagaaagatagagaaagtaagagatcaatgattctctctctctccctctctctctctctctctctctctctctctctctctctctctctctctctctctcttctctctctctctctctctctcctctctactctctctcttctccctctctctctctctctctctctccggggggtcggcggttcgcgccccgaccaggcgcgagaagttgcaactgtcgcccggaggttactgctgtggctgggcaccacggcgggcaaggactcggttccgccgagtcagcagcagctcacacacgtgagcaaaatcaagcagacagtaagtcacaccaagaatatccattgcaacaaatgaaatcaaaaccaaactttaaactttaaactctctctctctctcactccttgataattatagtaatgataatgataatgataatgataataataataataatggtaataataataataataataataatgataataataataataataataataataataataataataataataataataataatgataataacaataataatgatgataatgataataatagttcaaacaattataacaataataataatgttaaagagtATTAGCATTGCCGCCGTTAACAAACGCAACAATACTATTGAAATATTTAACAGAAAAAATCCagtcttcattatcataaattaacaattgaaaaaaatagtttctAATCTCACAGTCACTTCTGTTTACGAcatgtgtgtgtgacattatCTCTGCGATTTACTGACATGacataatctctatatattacgCTGCTTCCATGGCAACGGTAATCAACCTTTCGCTTAACAAGTGGTTTgatttcatcaaatgttatctgaCATTCCGCTTAATCGTTTATTTTTATCCGTGAATGTTATCGAAGCCACGGTTTGTTAACTTTTAAATGGTCGGTTTTCTCGTTTACTGCTTTCATTGTTGGTTTGAATAcaggatcttaaaaaaaaaaaaaaaaaaaaaaacgtaatttgtaCAGGTATTTTCACTTGTTCAATGAAGCTGTGCATTATAGTGAATAGAGGCTGTTAATAAGCCTtaacccctcccacccttctctcactcttttttctctctccgtctctcctccgctctcgccctctctctttcttcttctactttattctacctttccctccctcccccacccctctttctctctctctctctctctctctctctctcactctctctacctatctatctatctatctcaatctccttaaaaatctatacatacattaccTCCTTGAGGAAAGAACTGAGAGTAGATCCCTTTAAAAGTCTCCTCGCTGACGAAGCCACTGGGACACTCCTGACGAGATAACAGGGAGAAAGCGTAAGATGCAGCGGTCAGACAGCGGCCGAGAGTTACAACGGGCTATGGGGAAGAGGGTAAAGGTAATGGCCAAGTATTAGCATGGCCCTACGATCTGTTTGCAgggttacacatacatacacacacacaaatatgtacgcacagacacacacacacacatacacacagagaaatacacacacatacacacggatatacgcacacacatacatacacacgcatacacacacacacacacacacacacacacacacacacacacacacacacacacacacacacacacacacacacacacggatatacgcacacacatacatacacacgcatacacacacacacgtgtttatgtaagtgcgtgcatgcgtgtgccaGACTTTAAAAATGATCTTTGTTTGTCTTGTAAAATTCAGTttgacttttccccttctccttctctctccctcctcctccttctcctcctccctctcctcttcctcatttttctccgttcttctctccgttcttccgtctctcttcctcctcttactcctccctttttaaacaacaaaaaacagtttAATTCTAAATCCTCAGGTGTTCCTATATATATCGAGTTCTCCGGTGAACCATGAGGATGAATTTTACACCTCAGTGACTGTATATTACCTCACAGAattgagagaagaaggaggaggggaaagaggattaggattaggaggaggggggggaggaggaggaggaggaagaggatgaggaggaggaaaaggaggaggaggaggaggaagaggagaagggggagaaggaagaggaggaggaggagaaacaggaataggaggaagaggaagaggagagaggagaaggagaagaagaaggagaagaagaagaagaagaagaccgtgatgaaaaaagaataagagaagggtggtccatggaaaagggagaagaggagagagacaaagaaaagacgaagatgaggaggaggaagagaggaaggagaaggaaagacagaggagaaagaggaaatgggggaggaagaggaagggaagaggtggaagaaggaaacaaacaaactagaggatgaggaagggaaagagaaacagaaaagcagTGAaccattttgctgttttttttttttcttgctgttttcGTTTCGAACGTAAGCCTctaggaatgaaaaataaaatatagtaaagaataaa
The Penaeus monodon isolate SGIC_2016 chromosome 18, NSTDA_Pmon_1, whole genome shotgun sequence genome window above contains:
- the LOC119584182 gene encoding Kv channel-interacting protein 1-like isoform X2; this encodes MTSYDGPSAVYISEDEYNESDEYYDVTPEHRQRMTSRDLTDSPASSHQSRSSLKSRDRPQGWSLQSLYTRLMKTFHRAWKEVRFSGLEDHDPDDIELNVVRYKPDGIDALARTTKFSKKDLQLIYRGFKAECPSGFVSEETFKGIYSQFFPQGDATAYAHYVFNAFDVEQQGSISFEEFVTILSELSRGSVTEKLRWAFNLYDINGDGYITKEEMLDIVTAIYSLVGRNAIPAVEENTTQEHVDRIFEKLDINGDGMVTLDEFMEICTQDETIANSLTILDTNF
- the LOC119584182 gene encoding Kv channel-interacting protein 1-like isoform X1, producing the protein MTSYDGPSAVYISEDEYNESDEYYDVTPEHRQRMTSRDLTDSPASSHQSRSSLKSRDRPQGWSLQSLYTRLMKTFHRAWKEVRFSGLEDHDPDDIELNVVRYKPDGIDALARTTKFSKKDLQLIYRGFKAECPSGFVSEETFKGIYSQFFPQGDATAYAHYVFNAFDVEQQGSISFEEFVTILSELSRGSVTEKLRWAFNLYDINGDGYITKEEMLDIVTAIYSLVGRNAIPAVEENTTQEHVDRIFEKLDINGDGMVTLDEFMEICTQVRFIFFIPFSFLSVYSLFFFFFFCSSFSVNCLLFFMSVCCIFSSSSLSYRFFFLLFFHPPYFTMTF